A single genomic interval of Brevibacillus brevis harbors:
- the thiD gene encoding bifunctional hydroxymethylpyrimidine kinase/phosphomethylpyrimidine kinase: protein MSTIAKALTIAGSDSGGGAGIQADLKTFHQLGVYGMSAITAITAQNTLGVAGVYPLPTEAVAQQMHEVLRDLGADAAKTGMLFNADIIRAVAEEVKAFGLKKLVVDPVMIAKGGSKLLLDEAIVALKKELLPLAEVVTPNLPEAECLTGMRIETTDEMREGAKAIHALGARNVLMKGGHMQGDIVVDILFDGRAFHELSHERIHTRHTHGTGCTFSAALTAELAKNTPLITAVEKANRFIFEAIKTAPQLGGGHGPTNHWAVVD, encoded by the coding sequence ATGAGCACGATTGCGAAAGCATTGACGATAGCGGGTTCAGATAGCGGTGGGGGAGCTGGGATTCAGGCAGATCTGAAAACCTTTCATCAACTCGGTGTGTACGGAATGAGTGCGATCACAGCAATCACTGCACAAAATACATTGGGCGTAGCAGGCGTTTATCCGTTGCCGACAGAGGCGGTTGCCCAGCAAATGCATGAGGTGCTGCGTGATCTTGGCGCTGACGCGGCGAAAACGGGAATGCTGTTTAACGCTGATATCATTCGTGCTGTTGCAGAAGAGGTCAAAGCATTTGGCCTGAAAAAGCTGGTAGTAGACCCGGTGATGATTGCCAAGGGAGGGTCAAAACTACTGTTGGATGAGGCGATCGTTGCATTGAAAAAAGAGTTGTTGCCTCTCGCAGAAGTCGTCACACCCAACTTGCCGGAAGCAGAATGCTTGACTGGCATGAGAATCGAGACGACAGATGAGATGCGCGAAGGGGCAAAAGCGATACATGCGTTAGGCGCTCGCAATGTCCTGATGAAGGGTGGACATATGCAGGGGGACATTGTCGTGGACATTTTGTTCGATGGCAGGGCATTCCATGAATTGTCCCATGAGCGTATCCATACACGTCATACGCACGGCACAGGTTGTACATTCTCAGCGGCTCTTACAGCAGAGTTAGCCAAAAATACACCGCTCATCACTGCGGTTGAAAAAGCAAATCGTTTTATTTTCGAAGCAATTAAGACAGCTCCGCAATTGGGTGGCGGGCATGGGCCGACCAATCACTGGGCGGTTGTAGACTAA